In Xiphophorus couchianus chromosome 24, X_couchianus-1.0, whole genome shotgun sequence, a single genomic region encodes these proteins:
- the nup50 gene encoding nuclear pore complex protein Nup50 produces MAKRIADKELTDRNWDLEEEGEEAGTFSVASEDVLKSRPIKKAKRRNTGGESEGGGAFKGFKGFSMATSSTTPSSSLTAFSGFGGTGSFKGFGGLSNGTGSTASFGGFPSAAKAGVAFNGPSSAQPGTDIVAQQTNGSAPGPSPAPCSRSREYSRQLTALNQSVRDWISKHVNDNPLCDLNPIFRDYERHLASIEQQYGAGAEETQQGDASTPPPPAPSSSSSSSSVALFSFSKTSTEDPGQKRSGSAPLPAGVSFNFGQKVDAPALGSLASKPSVPSFSFSSSSNQSSPFGAAGPSAALSFGGTKTSDAPAADDKDEESEEPPKPEVKEVKEDDAFYSKKCKLFYKKELEFKEKGVGTLHLKRTAEGKTQMIIRADTNLGNILLNILVPPTLPCSRVGKNNVMVVCVPNPPVDDKNPSVAVPLLIRVKTAEDADELHKTLEEKKR; encoded by the exons ATGGCGAAGAGGATCGCTGATAAGGAACTGACAGACAGGAACTGGGacctggaggaggagggagaggag GCCGGGACGTTTTCTGTTGCGAGTGAGGATGTGTTGAAGAGCCGCCCCATAAAGAAAGCCAAACGCAGAAACACTGGAGGAGAG agcgAAGGGGGAGGAGCTTTCAAAGGGTTTAAAGGCTTCTCCATGGCAACATCCTCAACCACGCCCTCCAGCAGCCTCACAGCGTTCTCCGGATTCGGGGGTACCGGCAGCTTTAAAGGCTTTGGAGGCCTGAGCAACGGAACCGGCTCCACAGCTTCGTTTGGAGGATTCCCGTCTGCTGCAAAGGCCG GTGTGGCGTTCAATGGGCCCTCCTCAGCCCAGCCCGGCACTGACATCGTGGCCCAGCAGACCAATGGCTCCGCCCCCGGCCCTAGCCCCGCCCCCTGCAGCCGCAGCAGGGAGTACAGCCGGCAGCTGACGGCGCTCAACCAGTCGGTGCGCGACTGGATCAGCAAGCATGTGAACGACAACCCGCTGTGCGACCTCAACCCCATCTTCAGAGACTACGAGCGCCACCTGGCCAGCATCGAGCAGCAGTACGGCGCCGGCGCCGAGGAGACGCAGCAGGGAGACGCCTCCACTccccctcctcctgctccctcttcatcatcctcctcttcctcagtggCTCTGTTCTCCTTCAGTAAAACCTCGACAGAAGATCCGGGTCAGAAACGCTCCGGCTCGGCGCCGCTCCCTGCTGGCGTGTCCTTTAACTTCGGGCAGAAGGTGGACGCACCCGCCCTGGGGTCCTTGGCATCCAAACCGTCCGTCCCcagcttctccttctcctcctcatccAATCAGAGCTCCCCGTTCGGAGCAGCTGGACCCTCGGCTGCATTGTCCTTTGGCGGGACCAAAACTTCAGATGCTCCAGCTGCAG ACGACAAAGACGAAGAATCGGAGGAGCCTCCCAAACCAGAGGTCAAGGAGGTCAAAGAGGACGACGCCTTCTACTCTAAGAA GTGTAAGTTATTCTACAAGAAGGAGTTGGAGTTCAAAGAGAAAGGCGTGGGAACGCTGCACCTCAAACGCACCGCAGAGGGGAAGACCCAGATGATCATCAGAGCCGACACCAACCTGG GAAACATTCTGCTGAACATCCTTGTGCCGCCCACCCTGCCGTGCTCGCGGGTCGGGAAGAACAACGTCATGGTGGTCTGTGTGCCGAACCCGCCCGTCGACGACAAGAACCCGAGCGTGGCCGTCCCCCTGCTGATCCGAGTGAAGACCGCAGAGGACGCCGACGAGCTCCACAAGACGCTGGAGGAGAAGAAACGCTGA
- the kiaa0930 gene encoding uncharacterized protein KIAA0930 homolog, translating into MASFPGLCKPVGPAEEENGELDGSLQQMLKAIADERNRLNSRQEISGLGCFKDDRIVFWTWMFSTYFMEKWAPRQDDMLFYVRRKPAYVGADNGEAKKVEVEVYRRDSKKLPGLGDPDIDWEESVYLNLILQKLDYVVTCAVCTRSDAGDIHIHKKKCQEVFASPSKHAMDIKGEESKMSYPNIFFMIDNFEEVFRDMTVGEGEMVCVELVASDKSNTFQGVIFQGSIRYEALRKVYDNRVSVAAKMAQRMSFGFYKYNNMEFVRMKGPQGKGHAEMAVSRVPTGDTSPCNTEEDQVSPMHERVTSFSTPPTPERNRPSFFSPSLRRKVPRNRIAEMKKSHSANDSEEFFREEEDEDIHAATNLRSRSLSGTGRSLVGSWLKLNRAEDYFLLYSHLTYVTLPLHRITADILEVRQKPILMT; encoded by the exons ATGGCGTCCTTCCCCGGTTTGTGTAAGCCTGTCGGGCCCGCGGAGGAGGAGAACGGAGAGCTGGACGGCTCCCTGCAGCAGATGCTGAAGGCCATCGCCGACGAGAGGAACCGACTCAACAGCCGACAGGAGATCAGCGGACTCG GCTGTTTTAAAGATGACCGCATCGTTTTCTGGACCTGGATGTTCTCCACCTACTTCATGGAGAAGTGGGCGCCGCGGCAGGACGACATGCTGTTCTACGTCCGCAGGAAGCCCGCCTATGTCGGCGCAGACAACGGCGAGgccaaaaag gtgGAGGTGGAAGTCTACAGGAGGGACTCCAAGAAGCTTCCGGGTCTCGGTGACCCAGACATCGACTGGGAGGAGAGCGTCTACCTGAATCTGATCCTGCAGAAG CTGGACTACGTGGTAACGTGTGCCGTCTGCACGCGCTCAGACGCCGGAGACATCCACATCCACAAGAAGAAATGTCAG GAAGTTTTCGCCTCTCCCAGTAAACACGCCATGGACATCAAAGGAGAGGAGTCCAAGATGAGCTACCCCAACATCTTCTTCATGATCGACAACTTTGAAGAG GTGTTCAGAGATATGACTGTGGGCGAGGGCGAGATGGTGTGTGTGGAGCTGGTGGCGAGCGATAAGAGCAACACCTTCCAGGGCGTAATCTTCCAGGGATCCATCCGCTATGAGGCGCTCAGGAAGGTTTACGacaaccgg GTGAGCGTCGCTGCTAAGATGGCCCAGCGGATGTCCTTTGGCTTCTACAAGTACAACAACATGGAGTTTGTGAGGATGAAGGGGCCACAGGGCAAAGGTCATGCTGAGATGGCCGTCAGCCGGGTGCCGACAGGCGACACGTCTCCCTGCAACACGGAGGAGGACCAGGTGTCCCCGATGCACGAGAGG GTGACGTCGTTCAGCACGCCTCCGACCCCAGAGAGGAACCGTCCGTCCTTCTTCTCTCCATCACTGAGGAGAAAAGTTCCCAGAAACAGGATTGCAGAGATGAAGAAGTCTCACTCTGCCAACGACAGCGAGGAGTTcttcagggaggaggaggacgaag ATATTCACGCGGCCACCAACCTTCGCTCGCGCTCGCTGTCCGGAACCGGCCGCTCGCTGGTTGGCTCCTGGCTCAAGCTGAACCGGGCCGAGGATTACTTCCTGCTCTACTCACACCTGACCTACGTCACGCTGCCGCTGCACCGCATCACCGCAG ACATCCTGGAGGTGAGGCAGAAGCCCATCCTGATGACATAA
- the fbxo7 gene encoding F-box only protein 7 isoform X1 — MMKLRVRINRQTSRVDLPGEEPTLQELSDFIKQTLLSDHELSADTEFSLSLNGSELLSESGQTLSSCGIVSGDLICVLLPQPAPAAMATSERTTSSTETNSQEVTNGTTSQDSSSSPHPLQACKMQSCSAAPPVWEPMLCSEAEAGEAPLSLELLYHTAQTSSPNDAILVAAHLLMLETGFSSQGSELKPGEMPAGWRSVGGVYRLQYTHPLCENSLVSVVAVGMGPLLVLNAVLKVPETIDTTQKLLLKTSSYVTEDWPGENAAAAFKNLKKLSRIFKDQLAYPLIAAAREAMALPVAFGLQALPPELLLRVLRLLDVRSLVRLSAASCHFNAATSDSTLWKHLYLRDFSSPDTELPRETDWKQLYRKSYKACLDLQRHIRPYSLPPFPIRDIITTVPRPLFPPLPGIIGGDYDQRPNLPRNLLRPRYDPIGPLVDIPSGHPGQPRLDFRRPGGRAANIRRGFI, encoded by the exons GATGAAGCTGCGGGTTCGGATCAACCGGCAGACCAGCAGGGTGGACTTACCAGGCGAGGAGCCCACCCTGCAGGAACTCTCGGATTTCATCAAGCAGACGCTGCTGTCCGATCATGAACTCAG CGCCGACACAGAGTTCAGTTTGTCTCTGAACGGCTCAGAGCTCCTCTCGGAATCCGGTCAGACTCTGTCATCCTGTGGAATCGTTTCTGGGGATCTGATCTGTGTCCTTCTGCCGCAGCCGGCACCTGCTGCCATGGCAACCTCAGAAAGGACCACGAGctccacagaaacaaacagccagGAGGTTACCAATGGGACCACTAGCCAG gacagcagcagcagccctcACCCGCTGCAGGCCTGCAAAATGCAGAGTTGTTCAGCAGCGCCCCCTGTCTGGGAGCCCATGCTGTGCAGCGAGGCTGAGGCCGGTGAGGCTCCTCTGTCCCTGGAGCTGCTCTACCACACGGCCCAGACCAGCAGCCCCAACGACGCCATCTTGGTGGCAGCGCATCTCCTCATGCTGGAGACTGGCTTCTCCTCTCAG GGCAGCGAGCTGAAGCCTGGGGAGATGCCTGCAGGGTGGAGGTCTGTGGGTGGAGTCTACAGGCTGCAGTACACCCATCCTTTATGTGAAAACAGTCTGGTGTCGGTGGTGGCCGTGGGCATGGGCCCCCTGCTGGTCCTTAACG CGGTTCTGAAGGTTCCTGAAACCATCGACACGACtcagaagctgctgctgaagacGTCCAGCTACGTGACTGAAGATTGGCCAG GAGAAAATGCAGCCGCGGCCTTCAAGAATCTGAAGAAACTTTCCCGAATCTTCAAAGACCAGCTGGCGTACCCGCTGATCGCTGCTGCAAGAGAAG CGATGGCGCTGCCGGTGGCGTTCGGTCTGCAGGCTCTCCCTCCTGAGCTGCTGCTCCGGGTCCTCCGCCTGCTGGACGTCCGCTCCCTGGTCAGACTGTCGGCCGCCAGCTGCCACTTCAACGCCGCCACATCTGACTCCACCCTCTGGAAACATCTGTACCTCCGGGACTTCTCTA gTCCAGATACCGAGCTACCCAGAGAGACAGACTGGAAACAG cTTTACAGAAAGTCCTACAAAGCCTGCTTAGACTTACAACGTCACATTCGTCCCTACTCCCTGCCGCCCTTCCCCATACGTGACATCATCACCACGGTGCCCCGTCCCCTCTTCCCTCCGCTGCCAGGGATCATCGGTGGCGACTACGACCAGCGACCGAACCTCCCACGCAACCTTCTGCGACCTCGCTACGACCCCATCGGCCCGCTCGTGGATATCCCCTCAGGACATCCAGGACAACCCCGTTTGGATTTCCGCAGAccaggaggaagagcagcaaaCATCCGGAGAGGATTCATCTGA
- the fbxo7 gene encoding F-box only protein 7 isoform X2, producing the protein MKLRVRINRQTSRVDLPGEEPTLQELSDFIKQTLLSDHELSADTEFSLSLNGSELLSESGQTLSSCGIVSGDLICVLLPQPAPAAMATSERTTSSTETNSQEVTNGTTSQDSSSSPHPLQACKMQSCSAAPPVWEPMLCSEAEAGEAPLSLELLYHTAQTSSPNDAILVAAHLLMLETGFSSQGSELKPGEMPAGWRSVGGVYRLQYTHPLCENSLVSVVAVGMGPLLVLNAVLKVPETIDTTQKLLLKTSSYVTEDWPGENAAAAFKNLKKLSRIFKDQLAYPLIAAAREAMALPVAFGLQALPPELLLRVLRLLDVRSLVRLSAASCHFNAATSDSTLWKHLYLRDFSSPDTELPRETDWKQLYRKSYKACLDLQRHIRPYSLPPFPIRDIITTVPRPLFPPLPGIIGGDYDQRPNLPRNLLRPRYDPIGPLVDIPSGHPGQPRLDFRRPGGRAANIRRGFI; encoded by the exons ATGAAGCTGCGGGTTCGGATCAACCGGCAGACCAGCAGGGTGGACTTACCAGGCGAGGAGCCCACCCTGCAGGAACTCTCGGATTTCATCAAGCAGACGCTGCTGTCCGATCATGAACTCAG CGCCGACACAGAGTTCAGTTTGTCTCTGAACGGCTCAGAGCTCCTCTCGGAATCCGGTCAGACTCTGTCATCCTGTGGAATCGTTTCTGGGGATCTGATCTGTGTCCTTCTGCCGCAGCCGGCACCTGCTGCCATGGCAACCTCAGAAAGGACCACGAGctccacagaaacaaacagccagGAGGTTACCAATGGGACCACTAGCCAG gacagcagcagcagccctcACCCGCTGCAGGCCTGCAAAATGCAGAGTTGTTCAGCAGCGCCCCCTGTCTGGGAGCCCATGCTGTGCAGCGAGGCTGAGGCCGGTGAGGCTCCTCTGTCCCTGGAGCTGCTCTACCACACGGCCCAGACCAGCAGCCCCAACGACGCCATCTTGGTGGCAGCGCATCTCCTCATGCTGGAGACTGGCTTCTCCTCTCAG GGCAGCGAGCTGAAGCCTGGGGAGATGCCTGCAGGGTGGAGGTCTGTGGGTGGAGTCTACAGGCTGCAGTACACCCATCCTTTATGTGAAAACAGTCTGGTGTCGGTGGTGGCCGTGGGCATGGGCCCCCTGCTGGTCCTTAACG CGGTTCTGAAGGTTCCTGAAACCATCGACACGACtcagaagctgctgctgaagacGTCCAGCTACGTGACTGAAGATTGGCCAG GAGAAAATGCAGCCGCGGCCTTCAAGAATCTGAAGAAACTTTCCCGAATCTTCAAAGACCAGCTGGCGTACCCGCTGATCGCTGCTGCAAGAGAAG CGATGGCGCTGCCGGTGGCGTTCGGTCTGCAGGCTCTCCCTCCTGAGCTGCTGCTCCGGGTCCTCCGCCTGCTGGACGTCCGCTCCCTGGTCAGACTGTCGGCCGCCAGCTGCCACTTCAACGCCGCCACATCTGACTCCACCCTCTGGAAACATCTGTACCTCCGGGACTTCTCTA gTCCAGATACCGAGCTACCCAGAGAGACAGACTGGAAACAG cTTTACAGAAAGTCCTACAAAGCCTGCTTAGACTTACAACGTCACATTCGTCCCTACTCCCTGCCGCCCTTCCCCATACGTGACATCATCACCACGGTGCCCCGTCCCCTCTTCCCTCCGCTGCCAGGGATCATCGGTGGCGACTACGACCAGCGACCGAACCTCCCACGCAACCTTCTGCGACCTCGCTACGACCCCATCGGCCCGCTCGTGGATATCCCCTCAGGACATCCAGGACAACCCCGTTTGGATTTCCGCAGAccaggaggaagagcagcaaaCATCCGGAGAGGATTCATCTGA
- the fbxo7 gene encoding F-box only protein 7 isoform X3: MATSERTTSSTETNSQEVTNGTTSQDSSSSPHPLQACKMQSCSAAPPVWEPMLCSEAEAGEAPLSLELLYHTAQTSSPNDAILVAAHLLMLETGFSSQGSELKPGEMPAGWRSVGGVYRLQYTHPLCENSLVSVVAVGMGPLLVLNAVLKVPETIDTTQKLLLKTSSYVTEDWPGENAAAAFKNLKKLSRIFKDQLAYPLIAAAREAMALPVAFGLQALPPELLLRVLRLLDVRSLVRLSAASCHFNAATSDSTLWKHLYLRDFSSPDTELPRETDWKQLYRKSYKACLDLQRHIRPYSLPPFPIRDIITTVPRPLFPPLPGIIGGDYDQRPNLPRNLLRPRYDPIGPLVDIPSGHPGQPRLDFRRPGGRAANIRRGFI, from the exons ATGGCAACCTCAGAAAGGACCACGAGctccacagaaacaaacagccagGAGGTTACCAATGGGACCACTAGCCAG gacagcagcagcagccctcACCCGCTGCAGGCCTGCAAAATGCAGAGTTGTTCAGCAGCGCCCCCTGTCTGGGAGCCCATGCTGTGCAGCGAGGCTGAGGCCGGTGAGGCTCCTCTGTCCCTGGAGCTGCTCTACCACACGGCCCAGACCAGCAGCCCCAACGACGCCATCTTGGTGGCAGCGCATCTCCTCATGCTGGAGACTGGCTTCTCCTCTCAG GGCAGCGAGCTGAAGCCTGGGGAGATGCCTGCAGGGTGGAGGTCTGTGGGTGGAGTCTACAGGCTGCAGTACACCCATCCTTTATGTGAAAACAGTCTGGTGTCGGTGGTGGCCGTGGGCATGGGCCCCCTGCTGGTCCTTAACG CGGTTCTGAAGGTTCCTGAAACCATCGACACGACtcagaagctgctgctgaagacGTCCAGCTACGTGACTGAAGATTGGCCAG GAGAAAATGCAGCCGCGGCCTTCAAGAATCTGAAGAAACTTTCCCGAATCTTCAAAGACCAGCTGGCGTACCCGCTGATCGCTGCTGCAAGAGAAG CGATGGCGCTGCCGGTGGCGTTCGGTCTGCAGGCTCTCCCTCCTGAGCTGCTGCTCCGGGTCCTCCGCCTGCTGGACGTCCGCTCCCTGGTCAGACTGTCGGCCGCCAGCTGCCACTTCAACGCCGCCACATCTGACTCCACCCTCTGGAAACATCTGTACCTCCGGGACTTCTCTA gTCCAGATACCGAGCTACCCAGAGAGACAGACTGGAAACAG cTTTACAGAAAGTCCTACAAAGCCTGCTTAGACTTACAACGTCACATTCGTCCCTACTCCCTGCCGCCCTTCCCCATACGTGACATCATCACCACGGTGCCCCGTCCCCTCTTCCCTCCGCTGCCAGGGATCATCGGTGGCGACTACGACCAGCGACCGAACCTCCCACGCAACCTTCTGCGACCTCGCTACGACCCCATCGGCCCGCTCGTGGATATCCCCTCAGGACATCCAGGACAACCCCGTTTGGATTTCCGCAGAccaggaggaagagcagcaaaCATCCGGAGAGGATTCATCTGA